In the Podospora pseudocomata strain CBS 415.72m chromosome 5, whole genome shotgun sequence genome, one interval contains:
- the SPT5 gene encoding transcription elongation factor spt5 (BUSCO:EOG09260NXC; COG:K; EggNog:ENOG503NUM8), with translation MADNHYGGDSESEDDNFNPAPADLSDEEQDANDSSPRVSRKNDHRSSSPVADEDHDEDEDEDERPSGRATKRPRIAADDDDDDGGREDDEEEEDDEEGGGHRDGDEDDEEDEEDEEDEDDVQHSHRRKRRKPAGVGNLFDIEAEVDDEDEDEADDRDGEEIEDFIDNAHPDDIADSGGMNDDRRHRDLDRRRELEASLDAEKQAEILRERYGKRAPTRGYSDMAIVPKRLLLPSVNDPGIWAVRCKEGKEREVVFSIIRRVEERLGTKNELPITAAFERAGPNSVMKGYVYIEALRQNDILLSLDGILNVYPRTKMDLVPIKDMPDLLRVIKTPSLTPGAWVRMKRPAKHAGDLAQVLDVTENGLEARVRFIPRLDYGVREDGIGPDGKRKRPGIPGPRPPQRLFSEAEARKKNPRHLQGNPQTNSWTFMGDEFENGFQVKDIKIQLLDVKDVNPTLEEVTRFAGGSEDGTENLDLKALAASLKDSSSNVAYVPGDVIEVYEGEQRGVVGKAVDVRGDIVTLRVTEGNLAGQTIEVPNKGLRKLFKIGDHVKVIGGSRFRDEVGMVVNISQDRVTLLTDQTNNEVTVFSKDLRAASDIGGQGSLGQYSLLDLVQLDATTVGCIVKVDRESVGVLDQNGEVRQVMPSQITNKLPKRRTAVAADRSGSEIRLDDVVREYGGQQRQGKIIHIHRSFIFLHTNTTNENAGVFVTRAGNVNTIAAKGGRINSGGGPDLTAMNPAMKRSPAENNRMAAPKSFGPDRAINQTVTIRRGGYKGLLGIVKDTTDTHARVELHTKSKIITVPKADLAFKDKVTGKPIDIYSRGGRGGGGFGGSGRGGFGGGGGGGGGRGDWTGGRTPMASGAGGRTPAWGGASSSSRTPAWSSNASGARTPAWQDGSRTANPYDGNRTAYGGATAYGGSGGRTPAWNSGSKTPAHDGFGHGSKTPAYGGSGSGDTWGSKTPAYGGGLSAPTPAASAGADWGYTPGASGNSYDAPTPGAGLGAPTPGAFSAPTPGAYTAPTPAPISAPTPGVWAGGWGGDTAPTPAATAPTPGASGSGYYGAPTPAPFTAETPAASGGYDDDE, from the exons atggccgacaaCCACTACGGAGGCGACTCCGAGTCAGAAGACGACAACTTCAACCCGGCCCCAGCCGACCTGTCGGATGAGGAACAGGATGCCAACGACAGCAGTCCCCGCGTGTCCCGTAAGAACGACCATCGCAGTAGCAGCCCGGTAGCCGATGAGGACCacgacgaagatgaagacgaagatgaacGCCCTTCAGGTCGCGCCACCAAGCGTCCGCGCATCGccgctgatgatgatgatgatgatggcggccgcgaggatgatgaagaggaggaagacgatgaggagggcggtggtcaCCGAGatggcgatgaagatgacgaggaggacgaagaggacgaagaagatgaggatgacgtgCAGCAT AGCCACCGCAGGAAGCGTCGCAAGCCTGCCGGTGTGGGCAATCTGTTCGATATCGAAGCCGAGGTcgacgatgaagacgaagacgaagccGACGACAGAGATGGCGAGGAGATCGAGGACTTCATCGACAATGCCCACCCTGACGATATCGCCGACAGTGGCGGCATGAACGACGACAGGAGACATCGTGACCTCGACCGGAGACGCGAGCTGGAGGCCAGCCTCGACGCCGAAAAGCAAGCCGAGATCCTGCGTGAGCGTTATGGCAAACGTGCGCCCACCAGAGGATACAGTGACATGGCCATTGTGCCCAAGCGCCTGCTTCTTCCCAGCGTCAATGACCCCGGCATCTGGGCCGTTAGGTGCAAGGAAGGCAAGGAGCGCGAGGTTgtcttctccatcatccgCCGTGTTGAGGAGAGACTTGGTACCAAGAACGAGCTGCCCATCACTGCTGCCTTTGAGCGTGCCGGGCCTAATTCCGTCATGAAGGGTTACGTTTACATCGAGGCGCTCCGCCAAAACGACATCCTGCTCTCTTTGGACGGCATTCTCAACGTGTACCCTCGCACCAAGATGGATCTGGTTCCGATCAAGGACATGCCCGATCTCTTGCGCGTCATCAAGACCCCGAGCCTGACACCTGGTGCCTGGGTGCGCATGAAGAGGCCTGCGAAGCACGCTGGAGATCTCGCCCAGGTTCTCGACGTCACCGAGAATGGACTGGAAGCTAGAGTTAGGTTCATTCCCCGTCTGGACTATGGTGTAAGAGAGGATGGCATCGGTCCAGATGGCAAGCGCAAGCGTCCCGGCATCCCTGGACCCCGCCCACCCCAGCGGCTCTTCAGCGAAGCTGAGGCCAGGAAAAAGAACCCACGACATCTCCAGGGCAACCCACAGACGAATTCGTGGACATTTATGGGTGACGAGTTTGAGAATGGGTTCCAAGTCAAAGATATCAAGATTCAGCTGCTCGATGTCAAGGATGTAAACCCCACGCTTGAAGAGGTCACACGGTTCGCCGGTGGTTCCGAGGATGGCACAGAGAACCTTGACCTCAAGGCTCTTGCTGCCAGCTTGAAAGACAGCAGCTCCAACGTTGCTTATGTCCCCGGAGATGTGATCGAAGTGTACGAGGGCGAACAGCGCGGAGTGGTTGGCAAAGCCGTCGATGTTCGCGGTGACATAGTGACACTCAGAGTCACGGAAGGAAACCTCGCTGGGCAGACCATCGAGGTGCCCAACAAAGGTCTTCGCAAGCTGTTCAAGATTGGTGACCACGTCAAGGTCATCGGCGGCAGCCGTTTCCGTGATGAGGTGGGCATGGTGGTCAACATCTCGCAGGATCGTGTCACCCTGCTCACGGATCAGACCAACAATGAGGTCACAGTATTCAGCAAGGACCTCCGCGCCGCCAGTGATATTGGAGGACAGGGATCGCTTGGCCAGTActccctccttgatctgGTGCAGCTGGATGCGACGACTGTTGGCTGCATCGTCAAGGTTGACCGTGAGTCAGTGGGGGTGCTTGACCAGAATGGAGAGGTGAGGCAGGTTATGCCTTCTCAGATTACCAACAAGCTCCCAAAGAGGAGAACTGCCGTCGCTGCTGACAGGAGCGGCTCCGAGATTCGTCTGGATGATGTTGTCCGTGAGTACGGTGGTCAACAACGGCAGGGTAAAATCATTCACATTCATCGCTCTTTCATCTTCTTACACACCAACACGACCAACGAGAATGCCGGCGTTTTTGTCACGCGCGCCGGCAACGTCAACACCATCGCGGCCAAGGGTGGTCGCATCAACAGCGGCGGTGGTCCTGACTTGACTGCCATGAACCCGGCCATGAAGCGAAGCCCTGCCGAGAACAACCGTATGGCAGCACCAAAGAGCTTCGGTCCGGACCGTGCCATCAACCAGACTGTCACTATCAGGAGGGGTGGATACAAGGGTTTGCTGGGTATCGTCAAGGATACCACGGATACCCATGCGCGTGTTGAGCTCCACACCAAGAGCAAGATTATTACCGTGCCCAAGGCGGACCTTGCCTTCAAGGACAAGGTCACTGGTAAGCCAATTGACATCTACTCACGTGGCGGACGCGGGGGGGGCGGGTTTGGTGGTTCTGGAcgtggtgggtttggtggtggtggtggtggtggtggtggtagaggaGACTGGACCGGTGGTAGAACCCCAATGGCTTCTGGGGCCGGCGGCCGTACCCCAGCTTGGGGCGGTGCATCAT CTTCCTCTCGTACACCTGCCTGGAGCAGCAATGCCTCTGGCGCACGAACACCTGCCTGGCAAGACGGCTCTCGGACTGCCAACCCATACGACGGCAACCGGACTGCCTATGGAGGCGCTACGGCTtacggcggcagcggcgggcGCACCCCGGCGTGGAACTCCGGCTCCAAGACACCTGCCCATGACGGCTTTGGCCACGGATCCAAGACACCCGCCTACGGTGGAAGCGGCAGCGGTGACACCTGGGGCTCCAAGACTCCTGCTTATGGCGGCGGTCTTTCGGCACCAACCCCTGCTGCGAGTGCCGGTGCCGACTGGGGATACACTCCCGGAGCCAGTGGCAACTCGTACGACGCGCCCACGCCCGGCGCCGGTCTCGGTGCGCCCACGCCGGGAGCGTTCAGTGCTCCGACTCCGGGCGCCTACACGGCACCAACGCCGGCGCCCATCAGCGCTCCCACTCCGGGCGTGTGGGCAGGTGGATGGGGCGGGGACACAGCGCCAACACCTGCTGCCACTGCACCCACTCCTGGTGCTTCCGGCTCGGGATACTATGGTGCTCCGACGCCGGCCCCCTTCACGGCGGAGACGCCTGCTGCCAGCGGGGGTTATGACGATGATGAATAG
- a CDS encoding hypothetical protein (CAZy:AA1; COG:Q; EggNog:ENOG503PA7B), translated as MPGVNDLSDIPLTTAVVDKDQLQQAAHLQEPLHSFHHGVIIVDFDPKMRLQDVLLVAVIARVYGNLDPLSEAKLETPAGGFDWDPAEADPVDHGGYTSSWHHKLHSRDEASHRELTFHPEGAPDNFRCHYPQLDPDIWESCNRANSRTCWLRMKRPDSEGRIYGYDIHTNYEVAAPTGVSRYYTIDVATGVIYPDGFPKQALLFNGTYPGPRLEACWGDELVITVKNSLPNMGTQIHWHGIRQLFTNDMDGVAVTQCPIARGHTFQYKFRVLQYGSTWYHSHYSLQYSDGLCGSLVIHGPASANYDVEAEQTLMVSDWVRDSAFSEFHQEKTNEIAKANVKMDTFLLNGKAGMNAVGGPGNSPRDVEAYSVTQFTPGKKHRLRLINSGSGATFVVSIDDHQFTVIANDLVPIRPYTTDRLVIAVGQRFDVIVDGQRDRTGNYWLRAQPADGCNAFKKGVFNSTAGVNTTYPLNTRVGIISYPSLHSFALPASLSTTTDFSCLDAQSSMVPVVPWTIAREPLNPLSLSTFYNARQTVPDQTLGQSGNYSHWLLRLDPNIEHQTGKSMHSPFWLDFSNPTLLNLTGAAANPSYNIVYYPYRRDGFIYMIIDSSLLPGTHPSQLGSQIVPNRGAHPMHWHGTDVVILGQSNERFDPVTSPGTWNYENPPRRDTVVVPGGGGYVAVAFRPDNPGVWLVHCHISWHASSGLALQMVIQGEEGVEGGIYGVLGRRAVDRLVGGCEEWEGDLGRGDLEEMVEKDDSGI; from the exons ATGCCGGGCGTGAATGACCTCTCTGATATCCCACTGACCACTGCCGTGGTTGATAAGGACCAGCTCCAGCAGGCAGCCCACCTCCAAGAGCCCCTCCACTCCTTTCACCACGGAGTGATCATTGTCGACTTTGACCCCAAGATGAGACTTCAAGATGTGCTGCTCGTCGCCGTTATAGCGCGAGTGTACGGAAATCTGGATCCCCTCTCCGAAGCCAAACTCGAGACGCCTGCTGGGGGGTTCGATTGGGACCCTGCCGAGGCTGACCCTGTTGACCATGGGGGATATACCAGCAGCTGGCATCACAAGCTTCACAGTCGTGATGAGGCGTCACACCGTGAATTGACGTTCCATCCTGAGGGCGCACCGGACAACTTTCGATGTCACTATCCGCAGCTTGACCCTGACATTTGGGAGTCATGCAACAGAGCAAACTCTCGGACgtgttggttgaggatgaagaggccGGACAGTGAGGGGAGAATTTATGGTTATGATATTCACACCAACT ATGAGGTTGCTGCGCCCACTGGCGTCTCGCGATAC TACACTATTGATGTTGCGACTGGAGTGATCTACCCAGATGGCTTCCCGAAACAAGCATTGTTGTTCAACGGCACCTACCCAGGACCTCGTCTCGAGGCATGCTGGGGTGATGAACTCGTCATCACTGTCAAGAACTCCCTTCCCAACATGGGCACCCAGATCCACTGGCATGGAATCCGACAACTGTTCACCAACGACATGGACGGGGTTGCCGTCACTCAGTGTCCCATTGCCCGAGGCCACACCTTCCAGTACAAGTTCAGGGTGCTCCAATACGGGTCGACGTGGTACCACAGCCATTATTCACTTCAATACAGCGACGGTCTCTGCGGTTCTCTTGTCATCCATGGCCCGGCCAGTGCCAACTATGATGtcgaggctgagcagacGTTGATGGTGTCTGACTGGGTGCGTGACAGTGCCTTCAGCGAGTTCCATCAAGAAAAGACCAACGAAATTGCAAAGGCAAACGTCAAGATGGACACGTTCCTCCTGAACGGAAAGGCAGGCATGAATGCAGTTGGTGGACCGGGAAACTCACCAAGAGACGTTGAAGCCTACAGCGTGACACAGTTCACCCCTGGCAAGAAACACCGTCTCCGTCTCATCAACAGCGGATCCGGCGCCACCTTTGTCGTCTCCATCGACGACCACCAGTTCACCGTCATCGCCAACGATCTTGTTCCTATCCGGCCCTACACCACCGACCGCTTGGTCATTGCCGTAGGCCAACGCTTCGACGTCATCGTCGACGGCCAAAGAGACCGCACAGGCAACTACTGGCTCCGCGCCCAACCCGCCGACGGCTGCAACGCCTTCAAAAAGGGAGTGTTCAACTCGACCGCCGGCGTCAACACGACCTACCCCCTGAACACCCGCGTAGGCATCATCAGCTACCCATCCCTCCATTCCTTCGCCCTCCCCGCCAgcctctcaaccaccaccgacttCTCCTGCCTAGACGCCCAATCCTCCATGGTCCCCGTAGTCCCCTGGACCATCGCCCGCGAGCCCCTCAACCCTTTGTCTCTCTCCACCTTCTACAACGCGCGCCAGACCGTCCCCGACCAAACCCTAGGCCAGTCAGGCAACTACTCCCACTGGCTCTTACGCTTAGACCCCAACATAGAACACCAAACCGGCAAGTCGATGCACTCCCCCTTCTGGCTCGacttctccaacccaaccctcctcaacctcaccggcgCGGCCGCAAACCCAAGCTACAACATCGTCTACTACCCCTACCGTCGCGACGGGTTCATCTACATGATCATtgactcctccctcctcccagggACTCACCCCTCCCAATTAGGGTCACAGATCGTCCCCAATAGGGGTGCGCACCCGATGCACTGGCACGGGACAGATGTTGTCATCTTGGGGCAGTCAAACGAACGGTTCGATCCTGTGACGAGCCCGGGGACGTGGAATTATGAGAACCCGCCTAGGAGGGATACGGTGGTTGTtccggggggtggggggtatGTAGCTGTTGCTTTTCGGCCGGACAATCCGGGGGTTTGGCTTGTTCATTGCCATATCAGCTGGCATGCTAGTAGTGGGTTGGCGTTGCAGATGGTGAttcagggggaggagggggtggagggggggatttatggggttttggggaggagggcggtggataGGCTTGTTGGGGGGTgtgaggagtgggagggggatttggggaggggggacttggaagagatggtggagaaggaTGATTCggggatttga
- a CDS encoding hypothetical protein (EggNog:ENOG503NWXD; COG:G), which produces MESTASKQLPPTTKGNMTRPRPLSTFSSASPYVDILTPITPPTITPSLTLSTTPAPPVDPENGVSTKEMIVDSPPEGGLQAWLTVAGSFCITTAVYGLSNSVGVIQPYWAQHHLSSFPIQDIAWISGANIFLCLFLGVQVGPWFDRFGPRWLLMAGSLVYLAGLVGLGFLPEESDIHVRQGVRAPGVMYGLLMLLWGIVMGSGAALCCTVALSVLAHWFEKKRGLAAGIVFVGSSVGGAAFPLVLRTTLPKLGWAWSMRILALIVTSLLGMGNILIKGRIKGRRGSGAINFGCFRDASFLWTTVGCFSMCLLDFGLGSGVGRLVAGAISDKIGRFNTMILTTIFSIITTFAVWMLVETDRMWLLYLFAALFGFGTGCVISIGPICVGQLTVPNKFGQYYGTSYSVVSFS; this is translated from the exons ATGGAAAGCACGGCCTCAAAGCAGCTACCACCGACGACAAAGGGCAACATGACGCGGCCACGACCGTTGTCGACCTTCTCGTCGGCCTCCCCCTATGTCGATATCCTTACCCCCATTACTCCCCCAACgatcaccccctccctaaccctcagcaccacccccgcgCCTCCTGTGGACCCAGAAAACGGCGTGTCAACAAAGGAGATGATAGTAGACTCGCCACCAGAAGGTGGCCTGCAAGCGTGGTTGACAGTTGCTGGATCCTTCTGCATCACCACAGCCGTGTACGGATTGAGCAACTCTGTCGGTGTCATCCAACCCTACTGGGCCCAGCACCATCTGTCCTCCTTTCCGATCCAAGACATCGCCTGGATCTCAGGCGCCAACATCTTCCTGTGTTTGTTCCTGGGCGTCCAGGTCGGCCCATGGTTTGACCGGTTCGGTCCGAGATGGCTGCTGATGGCGGGTAGTCTGGTGTACCTAGCTGGACTTGTCGGGCTAGGCTTCCTGCCAGAAGAGAGCGATATCCATGTCAGACAGGGCGTGCGAGCACCGGGTGTCATGTATGGTCTTTTGATGCTTCTTTGGGGTATCGTCATGGGTTCGGGGGCGGCTTTATGCTGCACTGTTGCTCTCTCTGTTCTCGCGCACTGGTTCgaaaagaagagggggttggcggcaGGGATTGTCTTTGTTGGTAGCAGCgtgggtggtgctgcttttccgttggtgttgaggaccACGCTGCCCAAGTTGGGATGGGCATGGAGCATGAGGATCCTGGCTCTCATTGTGACATCGCTGTTGGGTATGGGGAACATCCTGATCAAGGGTCGCATCAAGGGTCGACGGGGGTCGGGGGCGATCAACTTTGGATGTTTTCGAGACGCTAGCTTTCTGTGGACGACTGTTGGTTGCTTCAGTATGTGCCTTCTCGACTTTGGACT AGGCTCAGGAGTTGGGCGGCTGGTGGCGGGTGCCATCTCGGACAAAATTGGCCGGTTCAACACCATGATCTtgaccaccatcttctccatcatcacaacatTTGCCGTCTGGATGTTGGTGGAAACGGACAGGATGTGGCTACTCTACCTGTTCGCAGCcctcttcggcttcggcaccGGTTGTGTCATCAGCATCGGGCCGATCTGTGTTGGGCA ACTCACGGTTCCCAACAAGTTTGGGCAGTACTACGGTACAAGTTACAGCGTGGTCAGCTTTTCGTAA
- a CDS encoding hypothetical protein (COG:O; MEROPS:MER0001196; EggNog:ENOG503NZZU), with protein sequence MKQFVPAAAVVALQVTASLAEELLPVQIRAPSPAHFSDLVANNTLDFGCRPIAHPTSDGKFELQALLTRDQISWLHGEYSSDEAITVQETALDKRQTSGKAPIGTGDRFSGGSVTPSGLGTKASTASIASILNVNEINSALTGLANAYPGAFFKYNLPYTTFQGRTSVAAYTGAGPDTSKYRLYLSAGMHARERGGPDNLLYWVSDLLAANKSGSGLTYGKKTYTNAQVKSVLSAGIVLFPLVNPDGVVYDQSSGSLWRKNRNTRSGSSGASVGVDLNRNFNFLWNFRKFFSSSVSPASTSPSSEAFYGTAPESEQETKNHVSVYDKFPGIRWFMDIHSAAGTILYSWGDDVNQSTDPKMNFLNSTYDGKRGVTGDSVYKEYIPAADATAIKRAADATVAGMKGVGSRSYVSQQAVGLYPTSGASDDYAFSRFWAEPGVSKVYGFTMEFGYSTNFYPTTAEFNNNIRDTNAGFMEWALTAIAVGL encoded by the coding sequence ATGAAACAGTTTGTGccagccgccgccgtggtGGCGCTCCAGGTCACCGCGTCTCTCGCGGAGGAGCTGCTGCCCGTTCAGATCAGGGCTCCCAGCCCAGCACACTTCTCCGATCTCGTGGCCAACAACACGCTCGATTTCGGCTGCAGGCCCATCGCCCATCCCACCAGCGATGGCAAGTTTGAACTCCAGGCTCTCCTCACCAGAGACCAGATCAGCTGGCTTCACGGCGAGTATAGCTCGGACGAGGCCATCACCGTCCAGGAGACTGCCCTTGACAAGCGCCAAACCTCGGGCAAAGCCCCCATCGGCACCGGCGATCGCTTCAGCGGCGGCTCCGTGACCCCCTCGGGCCTCGGAACCAAAGCCAGCACGGCCAGCATCGCCAGCATCCTCAACGTCAACGAGATCAACTCTGCGCTCACCGGCCTCGCAAACGCCTACCCGGGCGCCTTCTTCAAGTACAACctcccctacaccacctTCCAAGGCCGTACCTCGGTCGCCGCCTACACCGGAGCCGGTCCCGACACGTCAAAGTACCGGCTCTACCTCTCGGCCGGCATGCACGCCCGCGAGCGCGGCGGGCCCGACAACCTCCTCTACTGGGTTTCTGACCTCCTCGCGGCGAACAAGTCCGGGTCTGGGCTGACCTACGGCAAAAAGACGTACACCAACGCCCAGGTAAAGTCTGTGCTCAGCGCGGGGATTGTCCTCTTCCCGCTCGTCAACCCAGACGGCGTGGTATACGACCAGTCGTCTGGTTCTCTCTGGCGCAAGAACAGGAACACCCGCTCTGGCTCGTCGGGCGCGTCGGTGGGCGTTGATCTCAACCGCAACTTCAACTTCCTCTGGAACTTTCGCAAGTTCTTCTCTTCGTCCGTCTCCCCTGCTTCTACAAGCCCTAGCTCGGAGGCGTTTTACGGCACCGCTCCCGAGTCAGAGCAGGAGACCAAGAACCACGTCTCCGTCTATGACAAGTTCCCCGGCATCAGATGGTTCATGGACATTCACTCTGCCGCGGGGACGATTTTGTATTCTTGGGGCGATGACGTGAATCAGTCGACGGATCCAAAGATGAACTTTTTGAACTCGACGTatgatgggaagaggggggtgacGGGGGATAGTGTGTACAAGGAGTACATCCCTGCCGCGGACGCGACTGCCATCAAGAGGGCGGCGGATGCCACCGTGGCGGGTATGAAGGGTGTGGGCTCGAGGAGCTATGTTAGCCAGCAGGCGGTGGGGCTGTATCCCACCTCGGGGGCGAGTGATGATTATGCTTTTAGCAGGTTTTGGGCTGAGCCGGGGGTGAGTAAGGTTTATGGGTTCACGATGGAGTTTGGGTACTCGACCAATTTTTATCCGACGACGGCCGAGTTTAACAATAATATTCGGGATACGAATGCTGGGTTTATGGAGTGGGCGTTGACTGCTATTGCTGTCGGGTTGTag
- a CDS encoding hypothetical protein (EggNog:ENOG503P1M9), whose product MATYLGGHGDKPCSSSNTRGTAREIRDQPSHVAQILCLLCRWLSFPLLRKLVAIMSEALAATTTTTTTTPTLDAADEVELARVDGLVERLASAFEAGLDFYNTWLQRQQASNSYHTSTSTHRFHPAAARVRPIKCAVGTSLDMSSYRIQSTYQIGFTLIGPEFAAGDDRTCQTLHTNLSLLQSKIHHLCHTISSSLDPQHQPQPLPLREVYLCSEQVRLSSVSALTQQYRRMAAGRPSLPRNLPVPRPKRMSALLDDLDEADLRFMSEERPMSEGSFVTVGDGGGVERVVTVESEVPVVEVRSNPPSPPLTPKVRGVEGFWSGGCVQGSVKIGG is encoded by the exons ATGGCTACCTATCTTGGGGGACATGGAGATAAGccctgcagcagcagcaacacccgCGGAACGGCTCGAGAGATAAGAGACCAGCCCTCTCATGTGGCTCAAATTCTTTGTCTGCTATGCCGATGGCTGTCCTTTCCCCTCTTACGCAAATTGGTAGCAATCATGTCAGAAGCCCTGGCAgctactactactaccaccaccaccactcccacgcTTGATGCTGCTGACGAGGTCGAGCTGGCGAGGGTGGACGGCCTTGTCGAGCGCCTCGCCTCTGCATTCGAAGCCGGCCTGGACTTTTACAACACTTGGCTACAGAGGCAACAAGCATCAAACAGCTACCACACAAGCACCAGCACCCACCGCTtccaccccgccgccgcccgggTCCGCCCGATCAAATGCGCCGTGGGCACCTCTCTTGACATGTCCAGCTACCGGATTCAGTCTACCTATCAAATCGGCTTTACTCTTATCGGTCCCGAGTTTGCAGCCGGCGACG ATCGAACCTGCCAAACCCTCcacaccaacctctccctcctccaatccaAGATACACCACCTCTGCCACACAATCAGTTCCTCCCTTgaccctcaacaccaaccgcaacctctccctcttcgaGAAGTTTATCTTTGCTCTGAACAAGTCCGTCTTAGCTCTGTTTCCGCCCTGACGCAACAGTACCGCCGCATGGCAGCTGGCCGGCCTTCTCTCCCGAGAAACTTGCCTGTTCCCAGACCGAAGCGGATGTCGGCTTTGCTGGATGATTTGGATGAGGCTGACTTGCGGTTCATGTCGGAAGAGAGGCCGATGAGCGAAGGGAGCTTTGTCAcggtgggagatgggggtggggtggagagggtggtgacggtggagagCGAGGTTCCTGTTGTGGAGGTGAGGTCGAatccgccctcgccgccgttgacgcccaaggtgaggggggtggaggggttctGGAGTGGGGGTTGTGTTCAAGGGAGTGTGAAGATagggggttga